CATAGCCGGCACGGTCAATGATCTTGCCATGATGGGCGCGAAACCGCTTTATCTCAGTGCATCCTTCATCATCGAGGAAGGGTTTACTTTTGCTGACCTTGAGAGTATCGTCAAAGCCATGGCAGAGGAGCTTAAACACTCTGGGGCAAAGATCGTCTGCGGCGATACCAAAGTGGTTCCCAAAGGTGCTGTTGACAAACTGTTTATCAATACCTCCGGCATAGGGGAGATAGAAAAAGAGGGGATCTCAGCGAATCATCTCCAGGAGGGAGATGTCATTATCGTTTCAGGTGATGTGGGACGGCATGGTGCAGCGATCCTTATGGAACGTGAAGGATTGGGGATCTCCGGTGACCTGCAAAGTGATTGTGCCACACTGTGGCCGGCAGTGCAAGCCTTGATCGATGCAAATATTTCTATCTCTGCGATGCGTGATGCTACACGTGGAGGTCTTTCAGCCGTATTGAACGAATGGGCTGAACAAAGTGCAGTGTGTTTGGAAATAGAAGAGTCAAGTATACCCGTTGATGAAGCAGTACAGGGGATATGCGAGCTGTTTGGTTTTGAAGCGTTTGATTTTGCCAATGAGGGTACCTGCATACTGGCTGTCCCCCAAAAAGATGTACAATCGGCTTTGGATGCTCTGCATGAAGTAGAGGTCACAAAGAAGGCGACGATTATCGGTCAGGTAAGCAGAAAAAAAGAGGGCAGAGTGATCCTTCATTCTGCTTATGGAAGCAGCCGTTATCTTGACTTGCCTAAAGGCGAACTTTTACCCAGGATTTGCTGACGCATGCATGAATACTCCATCGTCCAGGCTCTTTTAGATCAATGTGAAGCACATGCCAAAGCGAATGATTCAACAAAAGTCACCAAAGTAGTAACCAAGATAGGAAAACTCAGCGGTGTGGAACCGCATCTGCTGGAAAGTGCTTTTGAAACCTTTAAAGAGCATACCGTCTGTGACGGAGCAGAGTTTGTCATGCATCTACAAGACCTTAGGCTCTACTGCAATGCCTGCCAAAAAGAGAGCGAGCAAAATGAAGTACGGTATCAGTGTCTCCACTGTCAAAGTACAGAAGTATCTGTCATTGACGGTGAAGAGATGTATTTAATGACACTGGAGATGGAATAAGCTGCACGATCTACAGAAAATGTATCCAAAAAGATCGGGCCACCGTAACGATCAGTAAAATACCCAAGATGTTAAAAACAATACCGTACGTTGCCATGGTTTTGACAGAAACTGCCCCTGAACTCATCGCTATCGCATTAGGCGGAGTAGCAATAGGAAGCATAAATGCATAGGAAGCACAGATCGTCGCAACCATCATGATCAATGTTGCATCGATACCCGTTTGTTCTGCCACCTTGTAGAGAATAGGGAGCATGATAGAGATCAGTGCTGTATTGCTGGTGATCTCTGTAGTAAAGGTGATCATCACAGCAATGATGAGCAAAAAGAGCATCATAGGCATGTTCGCAAAGCCCATAAGATGGGAAGCGATCTCTTCGGCCATGCCTGTCTGTGTGACCGCTGCTGCGATCGCAAAACCTGCACCAAAAAGAAACATAATACGGTAAGGGATACTGTCTTTGTCACTCATCCAATCCAAAATGGAAAAAGGCGGGGCAAAAAGGAGCAGCCCGGCTGCAAGCAGTATACCGGGTTCACTCAATCCCAATCCGTTATAATAGGGTTTGATCGGAGCATTCACCAAAAGAAGTATGATCAATCCGGAGATAAGATAGACGACTTTCTTTTGATCCGCATTCAGTGTTTTGTTGCTGAGATCTGCTTCGATGTACAGGTTTTTAACACCCAATCCCAGTATAAAAGCCACCACTACAAACATCATAAGAACCAACGGTAACACCATATATATCCATTGTACAAAAGGGATAGGTTCCATCCCCATCTCATTCATGATCCCCAGAAGTATAAGGTTGGGCGGTGTACCGATAGGGGTCAATATACCCCCGATGCTTGCCCCATACGCTATACCCAAAGCAAAACGCATTTTGAGTTTAGGATCATCAGTCAAAAAGAGTGCGATAGGAAGCAGGAGAAGGGTGGTCGTGGTATTGGAAAGTATAGAGCTTAAAAGCCCCGATGTGATGATCAAAGCAAAGATAATACCTCTGACAGAACTTGGGAAAAGATACAACATTCTACTTGCTATCACTTTGTGAAGACCTGTTTTCTCCACGGCGATCGCGATCAGAAAACCACCCAGAAAAAGGTAGATGATAGGATTGGCATAATTAACTGCCGTCTCTTTGGTAGACAATATACCCGCCGCTGGGAAAAGAACAATCGGAAGCAGTGAAACCACAGCCAGAGGCAACCCTTCATTGGTCCACAGTGTGACCATCAACACGATCACTGAAACCATGAGGGACTGCTGCAGTGTAAAAAATGCGATCATCATTCCAAATGCGATCACACCCAATAAAAATGCCATGAATATTTTATCTGTCTGTCTAGCCATTGATGTTCTATATCCCTTTTATTATCAACTTGTAGTTTCATTGTGCCTCAAAAAACTTAAGAGTAGTTCTCATTTTTACTTATATAGATACAAAGTGTAACAGGTGAATCTAAGTGATGCGTATAGCGCAGTATTATTCATAAAAACAACATAGTAGGGTTTACCACTTCAACAAAAAAACAAGTTTAAAACTTTACCTTTTCAGTACCATTCTGTTGGCTAATCCCTATACTTCGATGTACATTGGTCAGTGGCTTTATATGAGAATCTCTACCATATATATAGCTCTGTTCATCGACAATCACTTTGTATGCCTTATTCAGATTCAAGGCTCTGCTTGTTGAAGGGTAAAGAAGATAAGAGATATCCTCTTTGATCTTCGCTGTTGCTTCCTCCTTTAGTGTTCCATTTTGATCAAAGAACTTCTCCAATATCTCATCATTTGCTCTAAATTCATCACCTGCATGGTTGACAGAAAGATAGAGCTGATATTCATCTCGTCCATCTTTCGTCAGAGGCTCAGCGATATCTTTTAGACCGTTTGGTTTTTGACTCCAATGGTACCAACTGTTTTTTTCTAATTTTCTTTGGAAAACAAATGTACTATCTTTGATCGCACCAATACCACTGTGACACCCGATGCAGTATTGAGTCTCCTCATAATTTTGCGGTCTTAACTCCCCTTGAACATCTTCGATAAATCCCTGATAGACCCACCCTAGACTAGTTTGAAGTCCCTGTTCTGTGTCACCTATGATAGTTCTAAGTCTGTTTGGAAACGCATCTTTCTCTTTGATCTCTGCAGTAGCCGCATTTGAAAGCTGAGGATAGGTATTCCAGTTCACTTTGACACCGTAGCGAAGTTCTTTCATACGCTCTGCCATTTTGATAGAGACATTGTTTTCATCGATATCGATATAGCGTACAGAGTGTAAAAACTCTGTATACCTTGGATAGAGCCCAGGTGCAATAAGAGACTCGTTTGTTGCAAGCAAGGATTTTGCCTTTCCAACATAACTCATTGAAAAATTTTCGATTTTTCCTGTTCCACTGTTATATCTTGGGGGAATCCATCGGAAGACGATCTTATCTGCCAGACCAAGTTTTCCGTTTTGATCCAGATCCACCCTATACACATTTTCATCAACTGCAGATTCAAGCTTGATATTTTTTTCTTTGATCAGTGATTCAACAATTGCGAGATTGACTTTATAAGTTTGTAGATCAAAGACCCCCGCTTCATTTTCACGGAACACTTTTGGAAGTCGGATCAGCACATCATCCGTAGAACCGTTGGTAGGCCAAAATGTACCCAAGACCGGATAGTATGCAAAAGCTCTCCATCCAGTGTACTTTCCGCTTTTATCTTTATCAAATCCTTCATGATCGAAGTTAAAATAACAATCTGGTATATACCCGTCCCATTTCCCGTTTTCATTCGCATCCCAAACACTTGGAAGATTTTTCAGTTTTTGAGCGAGTTTTAGCTGACCATTTACATCTTTATAGTTATCCTCTCTGACATACTCCAATATCTCTTTATCACTGATAGCTGCTACTTCTTCCGTTCTGTCTTTGAACAGGTTCTTAAACCTGTTGATCCTGGTATATTCTCCAAACTCATTATTGAGTTGAAGTTCCCAGTCATTTATATAGTTTGGACCTTTGGAATTGATATGACAGCTAAAGCACGGATTATGGATATTACCGTTATTGTCCATGGTTTTAGTATAACACTGGGAAGTCACATAGGCTGCTTTATTGTTCTGTGATACAGTCACTTCAAAATCAATACCGCTTTCATCAATATGGGAAATATTTTCTTCCATTTGATTGACATGATTTGTACCAGAACTGCTATAGCCTGTCAGGTAAATGCCAAAAGCAGTCACTACAGTGATAGAGAGACCTAAAAATATATTTTTATTCATTGTGTGGATCCTTATCGCATAAAAAATACCTATACGAAACGTACATGAGATATTTTTTATACCATACGAGGCAAAAAAGGGGATTCCCCTTTTTTGAGACAATCATATGATTATCTAACTCCTTTGCCGTCACCTTCGATAAAGTCAAATGGTCCAACCACACCGATAGATGAATCTTTTTCAGCTGTGCTATCTGAAGCAAGTGCATAATCAGGATCAGATGAAGACGTTTCACCAAATGGGTGCTGTGTAGTAAGTGTCATATATCCAAATCCGTTCACATCTTTATACCAGTATGGAGAAGTTGTTTCAGAACCATAAGGTGTAGATACGATTCTAGTCAATGCACCTGTTTGTGTATTCATCGCCCATACAAAGTCGTTTGGATGTGAACCTGTATCTTCCCCGATTGCCAGTATATGTGAACCTTCAAGATATGTGACGTTGTCCGGGTTTGAGATACCATTTACATCACAGGTATAAGCAACATACGGTGATGATGCATCATAAGTCGTAGGTGTACCGGCAATGATACCTTTCATATTCATAACAACCATAGAACTGTTGATGTCCTTTCCTGTTGAATCTTTGATAGCACCTTGAACATCTAACGCATAAACTGCACCACAACTATTTCCTGTAAGTTTAATATCACCGCTAGTGTCGCTCATTCCTTTGGTTACCTGACTCATTGCAACGTAAAGCTTGTTATCATCTGCATTAAATGTGATACCCTCTTCTTTTCTGAACTCTGTCGTAGCACCAAGGTATGAAGCATATCTTCTTGTCTCCATAAATGCAGCTGCTTTCTCTTGTCCTGCAACCACTTTCAGACATTCATCTCCAGTAGCGGTTTTCGTATGTATAAAGTCTGCAGGACATCCTGTTGTCGGATTAGCAGTAGTATCATAAACAGCTGTATCAAAAATATCACTAAACATTGGTTGACCTGAAACTATAGCCTTGATTTCTGCATCTGTTGCTTTTCCAAGTTTTACCCAGCTGAGATCTGCTTCACCACCGTTTGCTGTATCAGCAGTCTGATTCCATTTTGCAGCATAAAGTGTACCGGAACTAAGATCTTGTGCTTTGTCTGCAATATACATATAGAACCCTACATTTGTGCCATCATCTGAAAGATATACTGTTCTTTCATCCGGCATTACATAAGCCATTTCCCATGCCGCTCTACCCATAGAGAAGTGTTTTGTATAAGTATATGCTGTAGTGGCACCACTACTGTCTACTGTAACTTCCGGGATATATCCATAGTAGTAAGGGTTATTATCATACATTGCATTGGCATTGTTTTCATCGTTCCAATAATATTGTGTTACTTCATCAAACCTCCCATTACCTGTAAGTTTTGTAGTCGGATCCATTATAGTTTTACGTGCATCAGGCTCATACTCTTCTGAACCAAGGTGAGTGTTCCATGGTGTCGTCATACCTGCACAGTGTACCCATCCACCAAAACCATCCTTTTGGCTGATATATTGCATTGAGTTTTCTTTCACGCTAAGCTCGCCTGTCATACTGTCCTGTGCAAGCTCCATACCGTACATCGCTCCTACTCCACACTCAAACTGAGTAACCATAAAGATTTTTCCGTCCTTTTGAAGGATCGAAGCATGGTCAAGCCCAGAACCACTTGCATTACCATTAGCTCCATCACAGATGAACGGTGAACCGTCCGAAAAATTAATTGGGTTATCATTGTGGTCTTTTAGAAGACCAAAAGTTTCTCCATTATTGATATCTCTTGCTTTAATTAGCTGAGTATAGAGAAGATCATCTGCTTCCCCATTACTATATGTTACGCTATCTGAAGTCATGATAGCCATTTTTTCAGCATCTGTTATAGGTGCAGAAACTTCACTGAAACTCTCTACCGCAACACTTGTAACACTTACAGATTCATTTGTAGTATTACTATCACTATTACACCCTGTCAAAGTACCTAATAATACTGCAGATGCAGCTAAACTTATCCATTTATTCACAACATTCTCCTTGTTTTGTTTTTTGTTGTAGGCGAATGGTAAAGTAGTTTGATAACAAATTTATATCATTATGATAACTTTTTTGTATCTAATTTTTTTGATTGTCGTATAAAATGACCAAGACACACGTTTAGATTGTAAAAGTATCTTAATGCCCGAAAAAACTCACTATTGATTTATCCAATGAGTATAGATATATTGAAAAGTGTGACTCGTATATAATAGACTTGACTAAAGTATATAAAATTATTATAATAAAATATAATAAAAAATAAAATAGGTAATGTGGTTATGAATTTTGATGGAAATATTATTGTTATTGCCAACTTAGGCGGGTTTGAAGCATATCAGGTTGAAACGGTCACAGGTATTGATCAGCAAGAAACAAGAAATGTCAGTGCCAACACGCAAAAAGTAAGAAGAAATCTCACCTTAATTAAAAAATTTGAATACATCGAACCGCATACCCATACCTCTGATGATATGAGCGACCAGTTAGGAAATCAAGGGCATAATACCGGAGAGCAGCATAACCGTTCATTAGAAGCAGAACGCCGTGCTATGCAACAGATCTCTGAGGATATTACTGCATTGATCTCGAATACCAATCCAAAGAAATGGCATCTTGCTTTTCCACAGGAAAATTTGAATAAAGTTACTGAAATGATCGATACTAAAACCAAAGGAAAGCTCGGAAAGAGTATTGGAAAAGATCTGAGAAATGCACATGTGAAAGATCTGTTATCTTTTTTTGAATAGGTTTCCATTCTTAATACTTTGATCATGAAGTGATGGTAGGCCGTAGTGTTCAATGTATACATGGTGATATCATTGCATGACCTGGAGAAACCGCTACAATCCCAAGACTACATTCAATGCATCATAAAGACCTCGTTTATACTCTGTATCATCAAGACAATCATAACGCTTCAACTGTTTTGATATCTGCTGCTTGAACTCTTCACCTATCTTCTTCTCTTCCTGCAGGTAATAGTAAGTAAGCTCGGTAAGGTATTCCAGAGCGGTTAATCTCCCTTCTCTATACTTATCACTGATATGAAGTGTCGCAGTGTTGAACTTATACAGTGTTAACTCATTATAGCAATGCTTACTGACCGCTTCAAGCAGTTCCTTAGATGTAGGTTTCATACGCATATTCTGACAGAAAAAAATGGAAGAAGTTGAAAGTATGTCAAATTGTCATAGAAAATAATAGGGATAAACAGCTCATGGTATTTTTGATAAGTCAATGGCGAAAAAAGTGCTACAATAATAGTATAGATGTAATGCTGAATTTCAGCCTCTGAAGTGCCTGTGTGAGGGCTAAGATCAAAAATAGGAGAGAAAGATGGACAGAAGATTTGTATTAACCGGTTTGATGTATGCCATTGTCGGATTGGCACTCGGTATCTACATGGCAGCATCCAAAGATCATGGTCATTTGGTAACGCATACACATATCCTGCTTATAGGGTTTGTCGTCTCATTTATCTATGGGGTGTGTCACAAACTATGGCTCAATAATCTGATATCAAAACTATCTGTTGCCCAATTTTATATTCATCAGGTCGGAACACTTGGTGCTGTGATCGGATTATTTTTATATTATGGAAATTTTGTTTCCCTTCAAACTATTGACCCTTTTTTGGCACTCTTTTCTATCACCATATTTATAGGAATGATCCTTATGACAGTTCTTTTCATTCAATCATCTAAAACTATATCGAAAGATGCTCAAGTAAAATAGGTAACGATGCTTTGATAATGGTCGAAGAAGAAACATCATAAAAAATAATGTCAAAAAAATATCAAAGATAAATCATCTTGCTAATAAAATAGGTAATATAATTTAAAAAAAGGAACAGAAATGAAAAGAATACTACTCGCAGGTATACTCGTATTAGCAATGGGTGCCTTTGCACATGCAGAATCCGATGAGTTCGATGATGATCTGGGTGAAGATCTAACAGATAGAGAGATCGTCCAGGATTTTATAGATGATTGTAACAATCATGGGGACTATTACGGATGTTTTTCAGCCGCAATGAAATATGAAAAGGGTGAGGTATTGGAAAAAGATATTTCAAAAGCGATCGAGTATTACGAAAAAGCCTGTAAACTTGGTTCTAAAGAGGGCTGTAAAATGGCGGAAAAGCTTAAGACAAAGTAATTCAATTCTCTAGATTAGGAGGATAAGATAAAAATAGTTTTTATACAATCGCTCCACATTTTTATTCTATACTATGATGTATAAAACGAGGAGGAACAATGAAAAAAATGATGATGACGGGGTTGCTGTGTATCAGTGCATGCATGCCTTTACAAGTGTCCGCACAGTCTTTGCTGGAAAGAGTGGTGGTAGATGTGATCTTGGGTGTGTATGATAAACCGCAGTACCGTGATAACAGACCTTACTACTTTTACAATAACAGATACTATTATGGCGGTGACTGGAGAAACGGATACTACTACTATGAGGGTAGAAGACTAAGCGGTGGCCACTATTATGAAAGAGGATATTACGACCACTATAATAGAGCGTATGATAGACCACACTACCGTGATGAGAGACCGTATTACTTTTACAATAACAGATACTACTATGGTGGTGACTGGAGGAACGGATACTACTACTATAAGGGTGAAAGACTCAGAGGCGGCCACTACTATGAAAGAGGGTACCAAGAGCACTATAGAAAACAAAAGCATCCAAACCATAAGAACGGCCACTACAAACATAACAAGCACTATCGAGATAATGACGGTCATAGATATAGAGAGTATGACGATCATAAAAAATATAAAAAGAACGGAAAGCCAAAGAAACATGAGAGATAGCTCTCTTGTTTCAAATTGAATTTAAAGACG
The sequence above is drawn from the Sulfurovum sp. TSL1 genome and encodes:
- a CDS encoding SEL1-like repeat protein, whose protein sequence is MKRILLAGILVLAMGAFAHAESDEFDDDLGEDLTDREIVQDFIDDCNNHGDYYGCFSAAMKYEKGEVLEKDISKAIEYYEKACKLGSKEGCKMAEKLKTK
- the hypE gene encoding hydrogenase expression/formation protein HypE, giving the protein MTRPKQIQLSHGGGGEETNSLIHDLFYHHFSNDTLLAAEDAAVLDVKNKIAFTTDSFTVSPIFFNGGNIGKLAIAGTVNDLAMMGAKPLYLSASFIIEEGFTFADLESIVKAMAEELKHSGAKIVCGDTKVVPKGAVDKLFINTSGIGEIEKEGISANHLQEGDVIIVSGDVGRHGAAILMEREGLGISGDLQSDCATLWPAVQALIDANISISAMRDATRGGLSAVLNEWAEQSAVCLEIEESSIPVDEAVQGICELFGFEAFDFANEGTCILAVPQKDVQSALDALHEVEVTKKATIIGQVSRKKEGRVILHSAYGSSRYLDLPKGELLPRIC
- a CDS encoding TonB-dependent receptor yields the protein MDRRFVLTGLMYAIVGLALGIYMAASKDHGHLVTHTHILLIGFVVSFIYGVCHKLWLNNLISKLSVAQFYIHQVGTLGAVIGLFLYYGNFVSLQTIDPFLALFSITIFIGMILMTVLFIQSSKTISKDAQVK
- a CDS encoding PhoX family phosphatase, whose amino-acid sequence is MNKWISLAASAVLLGTLTGCNSDSNTTNESVSVTSVAVESFSEVSAPITDAEKMAIMTSDSVTYSNGEADDLLYTQLIKARDINNGETFGLLKDHNDNPINFSDGSPFICDGANGNASGSGLDHASILQKDGKIFMVTQFECGVGAMYGMELAQDSMTGELSVKENSMQYISQKDGFGGWVHCAGMTTPWNTHLGSEEYEPDARKTIMDPTTKLTGNGRFDEVTQYYWNDENNANAMYDNNPYYYGYIPEVTVDSSGATTAYTYTKHFSMGRAAWEMAYVMPDERTVYLSDDGTNVGFYMYIADKAQDLSSGTLYAAKWNQTADTANGGEADLSWVKLGKATDAEIKAIVSGQPMFSDIFDTAVYDTTANPTTGCPADFIHTKTATGDECLKVVAGQEKAAAFMETRRYASYLGATTEFRKEEGITFNADDNKLYVAMSQVTKGMSDTSGDIKLTGNSCGAVYALDVQGAIKDSTGKDINSSMVVMNMKGIIAGTPTTYDASSPYVAYTCDVNGISNPDNVTYLEGSHILAIGEDTGSHPNDFVWAMNTQTGALTRIVSTPYGSETTSPYWYKDVNGFGYMTLTTQHPFGETSSSDPDYALASDSTAEKDSSIGVVGPFDFIEGDGKGVR
- a CDS encoding host attachment protein, with the translated sequence MNFDGNIIVIANLGGFEAYQVETVTGIDQQETRNVSANTQKVRRNLTLIKKFEYIEPHTHTSDDMSDQLGNQGHNTGEQHNRSLEAERRAMQQISEDITALISNTNPKKWHLAFPQENLNKVTEMIDTKTKGKLGKSIGKDLRNAHVKDLLSFFE
- a CDS encoding DASS family sodium-coupled anion symporter — encoded protein: MARQTDKIFMAFLLGVIAFGMMIAFFTLQQSLMVSVIVLMVTLWTNEGLPLAVVSLLPIVLFPAAGILSTKETAVNYANPIIYLFLGGFLIAIAVEKTGLHKVIASRMLYLFPSSVRGIIFALIITSGLLSSILSNTTTTLLLLPIALFLTDDPKLKMRFALGIAYGASIGGILTPIGTPPNLILLGIMNEMGMEPIPFVQWIYMVLPLVLMMFVVVAFILGLGVKNLYIEADLSNKTLNADQKKVVYLISGLIILLLVNAPIKPYYNGLGLSEPGILLAAGLLLFAPPFSILDWMSDKDSIPYRIMFLFGAGFAIAAAVTQTGMAEEIASHLMGFANMPMMLFLLIIAVMITFTTEITSNTALISIMLPILYKVAEQTGIDATLIMMVATICASYAFMLPIATPPNAIAMSSGAVSVKTMATYGIVFNILGILLIVTVARSFWIHFL
- the hypA gene encoding hydrogenase maturation nickel metallochaperone HypA, whose product is MHEYSIVQALLDQCEAHAKANDSTKVTKVVTKIGKLSGVEPHLLESAFETFKEHTVCDGAEFVMHLQDLRLYCNACQKESEQNEVRYQCLHCQSTEVSVIDGEEMYLMTLEME